A single genomic interval of bacterium harbors:
- a CDS encoding PaaI family thioesterase produces MMEKPLPYSKWCYVCGKDNPLGFKVIFSAERGRVRVRHVPEVHRQGYLGVVHGGVISTLLDEAMGWAPTLAIKRMFVTAELTVRYLKPFPIGKAMLIEAWPERVSRRMALVSGQVKDEAGELYASAKGKYLPMSQEETKRVDELLIYEPQTLRVFQEDT; encoded by the coding sequence ATGATGGAGAAACCGCTTCCCTATAGCAAATGGTGTTATGTTTGCGGAAAGGACAATCCCCTGGGCTTCAAGGTCATCTTCTCAGCCGAAAGAGGAAGAGTACGAGTCAGACACGTCCCAGAGGTGCATCGCCAGGGTTATCTTGGGGTTGTGCATGGGGGGGTCATCTCCACGCTCCTGGATGAGGCCATGGGGTGGGCCCCTACACTGGCCATAAAAAGAATGTTTGTCACAGCTGAACTTACGGTGCGTTACCTGAAGCCCTTTCCCATTGGAAAGGCCATGTTAATTGAGGCCTGGCCGGAGAGGGTAAGCCGCAGGATGGCCCTGGTGAGTGGGCAGGTCAAGGATGAGGCTGGAGAACTCTATGCATCAGCCAAAGGCAAGTACCTCCCCATGAGCCAAGAAGAGACAAAAAGGGTGGACGAGTTACTCATTTACGAGCCACAGACCCTCAGGGTGTTTCAGGAGGATACCTGA
- a CDS encoding AMP-binding protein produces MSQLLHCGEILKMNAILFPEKIGARDLVRSMTFRQWNERACRLANGLLGLGLQKGDRVGILAYNCVEWMEIYAAVAKAGLIAVPINFRLTGPEVTYIMQNSEAKAMIFQDDFLGLVESIKKDLDVSQERFVHFGGQATPRGFQGYETLMEKASSGEPDVEVTAEDTWTFMYTSGTTGKPKGAIRSHESYVVFYLINEVDFGFHRGDTGLLVMPMCHVNSIFYSFVFTYCGGSVCVYNMKSFDPEHLLKTLSEQRITFTSLVPTHYIMMLGLPDSVKQKYNCDAVTKLLISSAPARRDTKLAIMDFFKNSQLFEAYGSTEAGLVTLLRPEEQFSKLGSIGREITGSGRIKLLDEKGNEVPEGEVGELFSRTPHAFQGYWKLPEKTAEAFRGPYCSAGDMARRDEEGYYYLVDRKSNMIITGGENVYPSEVENCIGGHPKVKDVAVIGIPHEKWGEAVHAVVILKEGQEATEKEIIDWCRDKIAGYKRPKSVSFIREEEMPRTATGKILHRLLRERFGA; encoded by the coding sequence ATGAGCCAGCTTCTTCATTGCGGTGAAATATTGAAGATGAACGCCATCCTGTTCCCGGAAAAGATCGGGGCCAGGGATCTGGTGCGTTCCATGACGTTTCGCCAGTGGAATGAGAGGGCCTGCAGACTGGCCAACGGCCTTCTGGGACTCGGGCTTCAGAAGGGCGACAGGGTGGGAATCCTGGCTTACAACTGCGTGGAGTGGATGGAGATCTATGCAGCAGTGGCCAAGGCCGGTCTCATAGCAGTTCCCATCAATTTCAGGCTCACGGGCCCAGAGGTGACGTACATAATGCAGAACTCAGAGGCCAAGGCCATGATCTTCCAGGATGACTTCCTGGGGCTGGTGGAATCCATCAAAAAGGACCTGGATGTTTCCCAGGAGCGTTTTGTGCACTTCGGAGGCCAAGCCACCCCAAGGGGTTTCCAGGGTTATGAAACCCTGATGGAAAAGGCTTCCTCTGGAGAGCCCGATGTGGAGGTGACTGCTGAGGATACCTGGACCTTCATGTATACCTCGGGTACCACTGGAAAACCCAAGGGTGCCATACGATCCCACGAGAGTTATGTGGTCTTTTACCTGATAAATGAGGTGGATTTCGGTTTCCACAGAGGGGACACGGGGCTTCTGGTCATGCCCATGTGTCACGTGAATTCCATTTTTTACTCATTTGTTTTCACATACTGCGGGGGAAGCGTGTGCGTTTACAACATGAAGAGCTTTGACCCAGAGCATTTGCTCAAGACCCTTTCAGAGCAACGCATCACCTTCACGTCCCTGGTGCCCACCCATTACATAATGATGCTGGGGCTTCCCGACAGCGTGAAGCAAAAGTACAACTGCGACGCTGTAACAAAGCTGCTCATCTCATCGGCCCCTGCCCGAAGGGATACAAAGCTGGCCATAATGGATTTCTTCAAGAATTCCCAGTTGTTCGAGGCTTATGGTTCAACAGAGGCGGGCCTGGTGACATTGCTCAGACCTGAGGAGCAATTTAGCAAGCTGGGATCCATAGGCAGGGAAATCACGGGTTCAGGCCGCATAAAGCTTCTGGATGAAAAAGGCAATGAGGTGCCGGAAGGGGAGGTTGGGGAGCTGTTTTCCCGTACCCCACATGCTTTTCAAGGCTATTGGAAGCTTCCGGAAAAGACGGCCGAGGCCTTCAGAGGTCCTTATTGCTCAGCCGGAGACATGGCCCGTAGGGATGAGGAAGGTTACTACTACCTGGTAGATCGCAAGAGCAACATGATCATAACGGGTGGGGAGAATGTGTATCCTTCGGAAGTGGAAAACTGCATCGGAGGTCACCCAAAGGTAAAGGATGTGGCCGTGATCGGTATACCGCATGAAAAATGGGGTGAGGCAGTCCACGCGGTGGTGATCTTGAAAGAAGGGCAGGAGGCCACCGAGAAAGAGATAATAGATTGGTGCCGAGACAAAATAGCTGGATACAAGAGGCCCAAGTCTGTTTCCTTTATCCGGGAGGAGGAGATGCCCAGGACCGCCACGGGAAAGATCCTGCACAGATTGCTCAGGGAAAGATTCGGCGCTTGA
- a CDS encoding acyl-CoA dehydratase activase, with protein sequence MNTKGEGRIHGSGLEKFFWAGVDVGASTTKAVVIDLEATMRGFHVQRSGVDYAGGSAACLEKALEKAGVSLESLSCVVSTGYGRYNVPMAKRIKTEISCHMKGCYHYFPHAATIVDIGGQDCKVIRVDEKGRRVAFRMNRKCAAGTGAFLEEVALRLGLDISQLDSLARRSTRKVQIGSYCTVFTSTEILTLIRKGEKVEDIVRGLFDSVVQRILEMDPLDGTIVLTGGVVEHNPVLAEALGERLKTNVFIPPHPQLTGAFGAALYGLEEDRAG encoded by the coding sequence GTGAATACCAAAGGCGAAGGGAGGATCCACGGCAGCGGCTTGGAAAAGTTCTTTTGGGCTGGTGTGGATGTGGGGGCCTCCACGACCAAGGCGGTGGTCATAGATCTGGAAGCCACAATGAGGGGTTTCCATGTGCAACGCTCGGGCGTGGACTATGCAGGAGGCTCTGCCGCATGTCTGGAAAAGGCTTTGGAAAAGGCTGGAGTTTCGCTGGAGAGCTTGAGCTGTGTGGTTTCCACTGGATATGGCCGCTACAACGTGCCCATGGCCAAGCGCATCAAGACGGAGATCTCATGCCACATGAAGGGCTGTTATCACTACTTTCCCCATGCAGCCACCATCGTTGACATCGGAGGCCAAGACTGCAAGGTGATCCGGGTGGACGAGAAGGGCCGTAGGGTGGCCTTCCGAATGAACCGTAAGTGCGCTGCAGGAACTGGGGCTTTTCTGGAGGAGGTGGCCCTGAGGCTGGGCCTGGATATATCCCAACTGGACTCATTGGCAAGGCGTTCAACCCGAAAAGTCCAGATAGGATCCTACTGCACTGTATTCACCTCCACGGAGATACTGACCCTCATCAGAAAGGGAGAGAAGGTGGAGGACATAGTAAGAGGGCTCTTCGACTCGGTGGTTCAGAGAATCCTGGAGATGGATCCTCTGGATGGGACTATTGTGTTAACCGGGGGAGTTGTGGAACACAACCCGGTCTTGGCTGAGGCTTTGGGAGAAAGGTTGAAGACCAATGTGTTTATCCCTCCCCATCCTCAACTCACCGGGGCCTTCGGAGCAGCCCTTTACGGGCTGGAGGAAGACAGGGCAGGCTAG
- a CDS encoding sulfide/dihydroorotate dehydrogenase-like FAD/NAD-binding protein — protein MFEILEKKQMAQGTVCMFRLKAPRIARKTRPGQFVILRANERGERIPLTVAETHPEQGWIRIYFQVVGKTTAMLARMAPGEIIQDVIGPLGVPTHVDKVGTVICVGGGLGVAVIYPITRAFFDAGNHVIAIIGARTKELLILEQEMNSVCHELHVTTDDGSYGRHGFVTDVLKELLEQRKDVGMVMGIGPVPMMRFLCKTTQPFGVKTMVSLNPIMVDGTGMCGACRVRVGGQTRFCCVHGPDFDGHQVDFEELSKRLMMYVPQERESYQRFQAEVAGGSSR, from the coding sequence GTGTTCGAGATCCTGGAGAAGAAACAGATGGCGCAGGGCACAGTGTGCATGTTCAGGCTCAAGGCACCCCGAATTGCCAGGAAAACCAGGCCGGGGCAGTTTGTGATCCTTCGGGCCAATGAGAGGGGAGAGCGGATTCCTCTTACGGTGGCAGAGACCCATCCAGAGCAGGGTTGGATAAGGATCTACTTCCAGGTTGTGGGCAAGACCACGGCCATGTTGGCCAGAATGGCCCCTGGAGAGATCATACAGGATGTTATAGGGCCTCTGGGGGTGCCTACCCACGTGGATAAAGTGGGGACAGTGATCTGTGTGGGAGGAGGGCTGGGAGTTGCGGTGATCTACCCAATCACCCGTGCCTTTTTCGATGCTGGCAACCATGTCATTGCCATCATAGGAGCCCGCACCAAGGAACTTCTCATACTGGAACAGGAGATGAACAGTGTCTGTCATGAACTTCATGTAACCACGGACGATGGGAGTTACGGACGCCACGGTTTTGTTACCGATGTGCTTAAGGAGCTCTTGGAGCAGCGCAAGGATGTGGGCATGGTCATGGGCATAGGACCTGTGCCCATGATGCGCTTCCTTTGCAAGACCACCCAGCCCTTCGGTGTGAAGACCATGGTGAGCCTCAATCCCATCATGGTGGACGGCACAGGCATGTGTGGTGCTTGTAGGGTGAGGGTTGGGGGCCAGACACGCTTCTGCTGCGTGCACGGTCCTGATTTTGACGGGCATCAGGTGGACTTTGAGGAGCTCAGCAAGCGGCTGATGATGTACGTGCCTCAAGAAAGGGAATCTTACCAGCGTTTCCAGGCGGAGGTTGCAGGAGGGAGCAGCAGATGA
- the gltA gene encoding NADPH-dependent glutamate synthase, which translates to MSEKSEHSHKSKKERLPRQPMPEQPPKERIHNFKEVPFGYSPEQALAEASRCLKCKKPGCVPSCPVEVDIPGFISLVAEGKFFEAAAKIRETNSLPAVCGRVCPQEDQCESGCVLGKKWDPVAIGRLERFVADYDRLHGSFQMPPMASPTGKRVAVVGSGPAGLTLAGDLIKKGHEVTIFEALHEPGGVLIYGIPEFRLPKEIVKAEVNYLQKLGVRIETDVVVGKTLTVDELFEEEGYNAVFLGVGAGLPVFMNIPGENLCGVYSANEYLTRSNLMKAYLFPDYDTPIAVGRNVVVLGAGNVAMDSARTALRLGAETVRIVYRRSRAEMPARAEEIHHAEEEGIVFELLTNPVRFLGDDRGWVKAMECVRMELGEPDASGRRRPVPIPGSEFILETDMAIVAIGTTANPLIPSTTSGLETNKWGYIVTDETGRTSKKGVWAGGDIVTGSATVILAMGAGRKAARAIDEYLMSL; encoded by the coding sequence ATGAGCGAAAAGAGTGAACATTCCCACAAGAGCAAAAAAGAGAGGTTGCCCAGGCAACCCATGCCTGAGCAACCCCCCAAGGAAAGGATCCATAATTTCAAAGAGGTGCCCTTTGGGTACAGTCCAGAACAAGCCCTGGCCGAAGCCAGCCGTTGCCTTAAATGCAAGAAGCCCGGATGCGTACCTTCATGCCCTGTGGAGGTGGATATCCCGGGCTTCATATCCTTGGTGGCAGAGGGAAAGTTTTTCGAGGCTGCTGCCAAGATTCGTGAGACCAATTCCTTGCCTGCTGTCTGCGGCAGGGTTTGCCCCCAGGAGGATCAGTGTGAGAGCGGCTGCGTTCTGGGCAAGAAATGGGACCCGGTGGCCATAGGCCGCCTGGAGCGTTTCGTGGCAGACTATGACAGGTTGCACGGCAGTTTCCAAATGCCTCCCATGGCCTCCCCTACAGGCAAGAGGGTGGCGGTAGTGGGCTCTGGCCCGGCAGGTCTCACCCTGGCAGGGGATCTCATAAAGAAAGGGCACGAGGTAACCATCTTTGAAGCCCTCCACGAACCGGGGGGGGTGCTCATATATGGAATTCCTGAATTCCGCCTTCCCAAGGAAATAGTCAAGGCCGAAGTAAACTACTTGCAAAAGCTGGGAGTTCGGATAGAGACAGACGTGGTTGTGGGCAAGACCCTCACAGTTGACGAACTCTTTGAGGAAGAAGGTTACAATGCGGTATTCTTGGGGGTGGGAGCAGGTCTTCCGGTTTTTATGAATATCCCAGGGGAAAACCTCTGCGGAGTATATTCGGCCAATGAGTACCTGACCCGTTCCAACTTGATGAAGGCATACCTTTTCCCGGACTATGACACTCCCATTGCAGTGGGCCGCAACGTGGTTGTGCTTGGAGCAGGAAACGTGGCCATGGATTCGGCCAGGACAGCCCTTCGCCTGGGGGCAGAGACGGTGCGAATAGTGTACCGGCGCTCTAGGGCCGAAATGCCTGCCCGGGCTGAAGAGATCCATCATGCCGAGGAGGAGGGCATAGTCTTTGAGCTTTTGACCAATCCCGTGAGGTTCCTGGGGGATGATCGGGGATGGGTGAAGGCCATGGAGTGTGTGCGGATGGAACTGGGTGAGCCGGATGCCTCAGGCAGGAGAAGGCCTGTGCCCATTCCTGGCTCTGAGTTTATTTTGGAGACCGACATGGCCATTGTGGCCATAGGTACTACTGCCAACCCTCTCATTCCTTCCACTACCTCCGGGCTTGAGACCAACAAATGGGGCTATATTGTCACGGATGAAACTGGCCGCACCAGCAAGAAAGGTGTGTGGGCCGGGGGGGACATCGTGACAGGCTCTGCCACTGTGATTCTGGCCATGGGAGCGGGAAGGAAAGCTGCAAGAGCCATAGATGAATACCTGATGTCTTTGTGA
- a CDS encoding FAD-linked oxidase C-terminal domain-containing protein, with translation MGFMEQVSRIVGEQNVREELVERLCYSRDMSVHEGIPEAVVFVTSKEQVSEILRLANENKIPIIPRGSGTSVTGAILPCRDKGILLDLSRMNRILEINKKDGYARVEPGVICNRLNQALAPTHFFPPDPASAPLASIGGMVSTNASGNRALKYGTTKDYLMGLEVVLADGRVMRTGSKARKTSSGYDLTHLFGQAEGTLGIITEVMVKILPMPPYIAFAQASFPNVETAGRGAEEVLGAGIPLSSLEILDRTSIDVVRKTMGLEIPQEVGCILFLELDGVKEAVEKDIAQINQIFSKHGALETQWSDDPNRRMAMWQARQGLVSALSKVKRGSRLIPLVEDFGVPISQIPATIEAIQEVGRKHDFPMCIFGHVGDGNLHAVIIMDPRNAQEWEKVKRIAQDFIVLTKNFQGTLTAEHGVGMAKSPYIQEELGVGKEVMEKIKLALDPNNILNPGKLGFEGSIQDILEQFAYRAFLERPDQVRSFGQAVDNEIMACIMCGFCRLGCPTYAERMVESVNARGRVILAYNLMTGKVPPSEELASRFYACTTCLNCRSTCPAGIQVAEIVEAARRRLVDEGFLPKSFLPMLESMGKKGNPFGEEPYKRTEIYPSRFVQPEGKVNTLLFLGCVPSYQDTKIVPSVMKLMDQAGIRYGTMGDKENCCGYLAYLVGSMADFHKAMETNLALWQNSSPETLVTTCAGCYKTIKELYPKHTQHVIPKTLHLVEYMDQLIQEGRVNFQGSFQAKVVYHDPCDLGRHMNIFEPPRRVLKAVPGLELLEFPMNRLLAKCCGGGGGLKAFDFSMSDDIAYKRVQQAKDIGAEVIVSACPSCKRTLQAAAAKLKREEKYKIQVMDITEVLAKAI, from the coding sequence ATGGGGTTCATGGAGCAGGTTAGCCGGATCGTGGGGGAGCAAAATGTCCGGGAAGAGCTGGTGGAGCGGCTTTGTTACTCCAGGGATATGTCGGTCCACGAGGGCATCCCGGAGGCAGTGGTCTTTGTCACCTCCAAAGAACAAGTTTCGGAAATATTGCGACTAGCCAATGAAAACAAGATCCCCATCATCCCCAGGGGATCTGGCACATCTGTTACCGGGGCCATTTTGCCTTGCCGTGATAAGGGAATCCTCCTGGATCTGAGCAGGATGAACCGGATCCTAGAGATAAACAAGAAAGATGGCTATGCCAGAGTGGAACCTGGAGTCATATGCAACAGATTGAATCAGGCCCTAGCTCCAACTCATTTCTTCCCCCCTGATCCGGCCAGTGCTCCCCTGGCCTCCATAGGCGGCATGGTCTCCACCAATGCCAGCGGGAACCGTGCTTTGAAGTACGGCACCACCAAAGACTATTTGATGGGCCTGGAGGTGGTGCTTGCTGATGGTAGAGTGATGCGCACTGGCTCTAAGGCCAGGAAGACCTCTTCTGGATATGACCTAACCCATCTGTTCGGACAGGCGGAAGGCACCTTGGGAATCATCACCGAGGTCATGGTTAAGATCTTGCCCATGCCACCATACATTGCCTTTGCCCAGGCCTCGTTCCCCAATGTTGAGACCGCAGGCAGAGGGGCCGAGGAAGTGTTGGGTGCGGGGATTCCCCTGTCCTCCTTGGAGATCCTCGACAGGACCTCCATAGACGTGGTGCGAAAGACCATGGGTCTGGAGATTCCCCAAGAGGTGGGATGCATCCTGTTCTTGGAGCTGGATGGAGTAAAGGAGGCTGTGGAGAAAGACATCGCACAGATAAACCAAATCTTTTCCAAACATGGCGCACTGGAGACACAATGGTCCGACGATCCAAACCGGCGAATGGCCATGTGGCAGGCTCGCCAGGGGCTGGTATCGGCCCTTTCCAAGGTGAAGAGGGGCTCTAGGCTCATTCCTCTGGTGGAGGACTTCGGGGTTCCCATAAGCCAGATCCCGGCAACCATTGAGGCCATCCAGGAAGTGGGTCGCAAGCACGATTTTCCCATGTGCATATTCGGCCACGTGGGGGACGGGAATCTGCATGCAGTCATCATCATGGATCCAAGGAACGCCCAGGAATGGGAAAAGGTCAAACGCATCGCTCAGGATTTCATAGTTCTCACAAAGAATTTTCAAGGCACCCTGACCGCAGAACACGGGGTGGGAATGGCCAAGTCCCCTTACATTCAAGAAGAGCTGGGGGTGGGCAAGGAGGTCATGGAAAAGATCAAACTGGCCCTGGATCCCAACAACATATTGAATCCAGGAAAGTTGGGTTTTGAGGGCTCCATCCAGGACATCCTGGAGCAGTTCGCGTACCGTGCCTTCCTGGAAAGGCCGGATCAGGTCAGGAGCTTTGGCCAGGCAGTGGACAACGAGATAATGGCCTGTATAATGTGCGGCTTTTGTAGACTGGGGTGCCCCACTTACGCAGAGCGGATGGTGGAATCGGTCAATGCCAGAGGCCGAGTCATACTGGCCTACAATCTTATGACCGGAAAAGTCCCTCCATCAGAGGAGCTGGCCAGCCGCTTTTACGCCTGCACCACCTGCCTGAACTGTCGATCCACCTGTCCTGCGGGAATACAGGTGGCTGAAATCGTAGAGGCTGCCAGAAGAAGATTGGTGGATGAAGGATTCTTGCCCAAGAGCTTTTTACCCATGTTGGAGAGCATGGGCAAGAAGGGCAATCCCTTTGGCGAAGAGCCTTACAAGCGCACCGAGATTTATCCCTCGAGATTCGTACAGCCTGAAGGCAAGGTAAACACCCTGCTCTTCTTGGGTTGCGTGCCTTCATACCAGGACACAAAGATAGTGCCCTCGGTGATGAAGTTGATGGATCAGGCAGGGATAAGGTATGGGACCATGGGGGACAAGGAAAACTGTTGCGGATACCTGGCCTACCTGGTGGGCTCCATGGCAGATTTCCATAAGGCCATGGAAACCAACTTGGCTCTATGGCAGAACAGTTCACCAGAGACTCTGGTCACCACCTGTGCGGGCTGCTACAAGACCATCAAGGAGCTTTATCCGAAGCATACCCAGCATGTGATTCCCAAGACTCTTCACTTGGTGGAATACATGGACCAGTTGATTCAGGAAGGAAGGGTGAACTTCCAGGGGTCTTTCCAAGCCAAGGTGGTTTATCACGATCCGTGCGACCTGGGCCGCCACATGAACATATTTGAACCCCCTCGGCGGGTGCTTAAGGCTGTGCCGGGTTTGGAGCTCCTGGAATTTCCTATGAACAGGCTGCTGGCCAAGTGTTGTGGAGGCGGTGGGGGGCTCAAGGCTTTTGATTTCAGCATGAGCGATGACATAGCTTACAAGAGAGTCCAGCAGGCAAAGGATATTGGAGCCGAGGTAATTGTTTCGGCCTGTCCATCCTGCAAGAGGACGCTTCAGGCAGCAGCAGCCAAGCTCAAGAGGGAGGAGAAGTATAAGATTCAGGTAATGGACATCACAGAGGTGCTGGCCAAGGCCATATGA
- the hisH gene encoding imidazole glycerol phosphate synthase subunit HisH produces MEFYDRLKLNGKEKWALIAIVDYGMGNLRSVWKAFAYLGAQARLTNSPLDIREARKIVLPGVGAFRDCMANLDRMGLLEPIMRAIREGKPYLGICLGLQVLFEQSEEFGKTPGMGIIQGRVVRFPPDMPVEGQGPRRFLTVPHIGWNSIRLLKNAPHLDGVPQKAYFYFVHSYFGVPEETSVVATITDYGVEFVSSLWKDNIFACQFHPEKSQAPGLRILRNFLALPD; encoded by the coding sequence ATGGAATTCTATGATAGGTTAAAGCTCAATGGAAAGGAGAAATGGGCTTTGATCGCCATAGTGGATTACGGCATGGGGAATCTGAGGTCTGTGTGGAAGGCCTTTGCATATCTGGGAGCACAGGCCAGGCTTACCAATAGCCCCTTGGACATAAGGGAAGCCAGGAAAATCGTGTTGCCTGGTGTTGGAGCCTTCAGGGATTGTATGGCCAATCTGGACAGAATGGGATTGCTGGAACCCATAATGAGAGCTATCAGAGAGGGAAAGCCATATCTTGGAATTTGTCTCGGGCTTCAGGTGTTGTTCGAGCAAAGCGAAGAATTCGGCAAGACCCCAGGCATGGGAATAATTCAAGGCCGGGTTGTAAGGTTTCCCCCTGACATGCCTGTTGAGGGACAGGGCCCCCGGCGATTCCTCACGGTGCCTCACATAGGCTGGAACAGCATCAGGCTGCTCAAGAATGCCCCTCATCTGGATGGAGTGCCCCAGAAGGCATACTTTTATTTCGTACACTCCTATTTCGGGGTGCCTGAGGAAACCTCTGTTGTGGCAACTATCACTGATTACGGTGTTGAGTTCGTATCCAGCCTATGGAAGGACAACATCTTCGCATGCCAGTTCCATCCTGAAAAGAGCCAGGCACCAGGGCTTAGAATCCTGAGGAACTTCCTTGCTCTGCCTGATTGA
- a CDS encoding 2-hydroxyacyl-CoA dehydratase family protein, translated as MGLGQSSDRREFSATKKLKQVMAQHFQELDQAVKRGSPKVAWCTSVGPAELLRAMGFLVYFPENHGAVLGASRKAMDYIPVANALGYSPDICSYLTSDVGAYLRRETPLVQTYGISGVPKPDVLVYNTNQCRDVQDWFHFYGREFKVPVIGITSPRGVEEVTEAHVKDVARQMEGLVPTLEQVSGTKLDMDRLRHVVGLSRRCSDLWKEVLETASAVPSPWTFFDHTIHMGPAVVARGTQEAVDYYEILLKELQERVKNGVAAVEEERHRLYWEGMPIWGKLRDLANLFMRLHSCIVASTYCNSWIFTDFDPDDPFHSMAKAYTNIFICHAEGWKEDYIERIVNQFQIDGILFHDAKTCPNNSNSRYSMPQRLQKRLGIPCLVIHGDLNDLRCYSEEQAVTNIEAFVEQLEEN; from the coding sequence ATGGGTTTGGGACAAAGCTCTGATCGCAGGGAGTTCAGTGCTACAAAAAAACTCAAGCAAGTCATGGCACAGCACTTTCAAGAGTTGGACCAGGCTGTAAAGAGGGGATCACCCAAGGTTGCCTGGTGTACCAGTGTAGGGCCCGCGGAGCTTCTTCGAGCCATGGGGTTTCTTGTATATTTTCCAGAAAACCATGGGGCGGTGTTGGGCGCTTCCCGCAAAGCCATGGACTACATACCCGTAGCCAATGCCCTGGGTTACTCACCCGATATTTGCTCCTATCTCACGAGTGATGTGGGGGCCTATCTGCGCCGAGAGACTCCCCTTGTACAGACCTATGGAATAAGCGGTGTGCCCAAGCCAGACGTGCTGGTTTACAACACCAACCAGTGCAGGGACGTTCAGGACTGGTTTCACTTTTACGGCAGGGAGTTCAAGGTTCCGGTCATAGGAATCACCTCACCAAGGGGAGTGGAAGAGGTCACAGAGGCCCATGTCAAGGATGTGGCCAGACAAATGGAGGGGCTGGTGCCCACCCTGGAACAGGTCTCGGGTACAAAACTGGACATGGATCGACTGCGCCATGTGGTGGGCCTGTCCAGGCGTTGTTCGGACCTCTGGAAGGAGGTCCTGGAGACCGCCTCGGCAGTGCCTTCTCCCTGGACCTTTTTCGACCATACGATCCACATGGGGCCCGCAGTGGTGGCCAGAGGAACCCAAGAGGCGGTGGATTATTATGAAATATTGCTCAAAGAGCTCCAAGAGAGGGTCAAAAATGGGGTGGCTGCAGTGGAGGAGGAAAGACACCGCCTGTACTGGGAAGGAATGCCCATTTGGGGAAAGCTGAGGGATCTGGCCAACCTTTTCATGCGGCTGCACTCATGCATAGTGGCATCTACATATTGCAACAGCTGGATCTTTACGGACTTTGACCCGGATGATCCCTTTCACAGCATGGCCAAGGCCTATACCAACATATTCATATGCCATGCCGAGGGTTGGAAAGAAGACTACATAGAGAGAATAGTCAATCAGTTTCAAATAGATGGCATTCTTTTTCATGACGCCAAGACCTGTCCCAACAACTCCAACAGCCGCTACAGCATGCCCCAGAGGCTGCAGAAGAGGCTGGGTATTCCTTGCCTTGTAATTCATGGAGATCTAAATGACCTTCGGTGTTATTCAGAGGAACAGGCAGTGACAAACATAGAGGCTTTTGTGGAACAGCTGGAGGAGAACTGA